GCTGATATGGAACACCGGACGTTCGGTTCATgagaccgaactttttttcagtggtggAGTTGAGTCGCGGATTCTAAATCGTAACATTTGATTGGCTGCAGCTATGTGACGTcatggttgcgttttgggcTGGAAGGCGGGAGCGCGGTTCCGGGTCGGGATCGGGATCGGTGGTTCTATTAATAAAAAGGAGGACGAGTGAATCGGTGATCGAGTACAGAAGGATGATGAATTCAACGGAGACAAAGAATTCATAGTGAATAACCCGGGTAAAAATAACCTCCGAAAGGCGCTGTGACCGCCCAATAATGCGCCATTGCCAAGCCTGTCCCCGTCCGGCACTTCCCGACTTTTGCCGAGCTTTGTACTTGCGAGCGTGTCCGCGTAAGGGAATCggagcggaaaggaaccaagccacatccgctattCCCAAATTGGACTGGGTAGGTAATTCATTTttctacaagagaacgtttttgcgcattcttttgaaaatttttaggaatttgcttcgtcctatgcaggaaattcactgaaattcgcacaaaaatctgcacaaccgttttcttgtgaaaaattaaattgcccagttaaatttggaaatagctgatgtggcttgcttttttcctacttaatgccgcaatcacacgctgaatgtggcttgaatgtggaagtcatcggcccgatgcctgaattttgcgcgtgcacgcgcaaaattcagcaacgattctcaacAACCATAGgactaatgttgaatttttctgaactattcgagtagatttgatacacatctggatgaaaataactcgaatttgctaaatttcagccgttgggcgatgactgttgacttccacattcagctgctaaattcagaatgtgattgcggcataacgcggtccaattatcgcTATGACCGAGCTGCGTTTTGATTGGCTCATCAGTTTAAGGCTTTTGATGAGGCTAATGTGGAAAAGAATTAGGGGTGCAGATAGTTCAAGCCTTCCCCCAAAATCAACCAACCCTCCCTCATGTTTACCTACATATAAATTCATGATCGGTTCTCCTGGCAGTAACTTTAATGTAGGGCCCGCAATTTGGGCAGGCCCCTGGCCCATGGCACTCTGAGACCCAATCGCTTGCTGACATTTTCACGTTTAATCCCTTAGTCGAGCTTGGGGATATTGAGGGGGCCTAGAATTACGGTCTGCGGCCGGACCTGAGTTTTGTGAGTAACCTCACTGCCtcctggaaactttaaaagaaaaaaaaaacaaagagaaggaaaaagagaaaagggaaaaagaatTATCTATCCTAGAGAATTGGACTTCCTCTCCGCCATAATGCCGTATTTTACTAAGTGTTTCCCCACTATGTTTCGTTTTCATTGGGGTTCCCCCGTTTTCTCCTGGTCTCGCAGGGCTCCCCCATATGTAATAACTGAGCCTTGCGCTAAAATTAACCTTCCTTTACCTTATATTGTGTCCACCACCATTTcgagttaaattttttattgaacgTGTTTGAATGGCACCGTTGTGAAGGAAAAtgttagtaaaaaaaataaataagtagaaTGGGAAGttgttttatgatttttactTTCGATCTTTCACAACCAATGACGTCCTTGCCAAATTTGGTAAGCACGACTTTTTTTAGACCGGACTTTCGCATTTGAATTCCGAACGTAGGGCCGCTCAGTTTTCACGGATTCACAAGCATGAACTCATGCggttttctgtttttctttcgtCTCGCGATTTGTAAAAAGCTGGATagctaattattgaaaatatattcaaaatattaaatCGAGCATGCGGGATTCGGGATTATAATTGGCAACGTGGATCATACGCGACGAAAGGTGTGCACACCGAGTCTGAGCGAGCACTAGATCACGTGATAAGCATTATTAGCATGCGCTATTCAACGCATCTGATAGCTGATCTCTTTATTTTTAGTCGTCAATTTTGACCTATTGCTCCGCATTTGAGTTTTTACACCATGAAAATCACACTCGATAAACATGCCGGGTCAACGgttcgtcccccccccccttgccccGCCCTCTCGTTTTGCTAGCAGACTCACCGCTCACAGCTTTTAACAATTCCTATACGTATGCCCGTAAAATTTCTCGCACTGCCCAATTACTTCCAGATGCACTAGTGAAGTTGAAAAGAATCAAGAGGACAAGCCTGATTTTCGATTATACaaggtgttcgaaaagtcccctcccccccctctaacttttgacctaattgaggtagagatttgaaacttggagggtgttcctatatcaaaggaagctactttttgacccccccaaaattttgggggggccccattttgggggggttacggaccctaacttttaattttcaaatgggaagaccccctttgtgatacctcgttcgaaagagcataaaaaaagaacatttttcgcgcaaaccggaagtcattatctcaaaccgtttcaaaatggcggccggtcaaagttccaaatggccgaaaattggcacctctgctatttgcacatggatttgcttgaaactcggtatctgggggtattttggcacgagaaaaacgaatttaacgttagattttcaaaaaaaccctaatttatcaaaatggcgaccggtttaggctcaaaaaggccgaaaatttgacaaactcgattttttttgcacctgaaattcggtatctgggggtattttgacccgagaataacgaattcaacgttagatttttaaacaaaccctaatttttcaaaatggccgccgattaaagttcaaaatggtcaacaattggcaacctcgactttttgccgatagattcgcctcaaactcggtgtttgagggtatctgggtgggagacaaacgaattcgacgttatttcaccgagtttcaggcgaatctatcggcaaaaagtcgaggttgccaattgttgaccattttgaactttaatcggcggccattttgaaaaattagggtttgtttaaaaatctaacgttgaattcgttattctcgggtcaaaatacccccagataccgaatttcaggtgcaaaaaaatcgagtttgtcaaattttcggcctttttgagcctaaaccggtcgccattttgaaaaattagggtttttttgaaaatctaacgttaaattcgtttttctcgtgccaaaatacccccagataccgagtttcaagcaaatccatgtgcaaatagcagaggtgccaattttcggccatttggaactttgaccggccgccattttgaaacggtttgagataatgacttccggtttgcgcgaaaaatgttctttttttatgctctttcgaacgaggtatcacaaagggggtcttcccatttgaaaattaaaagttagggtccgtaacccccccaaaatggggcccccccaaaattttggggggggtcaaaaagtagcttcctttgatctaggaacaccctccaagtttcaaatttctaCCTCAAtcaggtcaaaagttagagggaggggaggggacttttcgaacaccctgtacacCACAAGAGGTCCCGCGCCGCAaagtcaaccccccccccccctcctcacttAACATaaactttttaagttttttgggACTATCTCCGCTTTGACACATAGACTCATTAAAATGTCAATAAGAAGCCCTCTCCTCTTATTTCCTCTTATTATGCtgctttgctaaggaaaaacgccgtatgaacattcggaagttgccaaattttcccggataaaccatgtgtttttgaggaaatatattccgattttttcttgaaatttttaagtattttagataagttgcaaacaaaattgtcggaaaaatctgaaaaaaaaatattccaaatttgccccgtaaattcggtatttattgaggtaaatatggcaacgtcctaagactcatgcggcgttttcccttagcacggtagaatgtgTCCCAAAAATGCCGCAATGCCCTTTAAGTGGGATTAAGATTTCAAAAAATGGGGGACGTCTCCTGGACCCCTGCTTCACTAAGAAATTCGCCACCTAATCCAAAAATCTGTAATCCAGCCCTAATCAAGAGTAAAGAAAGTTATCCTAAAAAGCTAGAAATGTGCACTGCTTGTGTCATTGCTGGTATATACAAATGAATCTAcgaattatatatttttttgtctgtttcaggtgagtttgcTTTGGAGTGTTAAGAATACATCCGCTCAAAACTGTAAGCGAAATTAGTTAATTACTACCTCACGCATTCCAAGTTTTCCGGCCCGAAGCCATTCCAGGCGAGGCacttaaaaacaattttcaccTGTTTTTAAAGCATCATTAAACCCTACTTGTATTTTCTCATGTGATAACATACTTAAAACTAGGCGCTATTCTCCTATTCTCTACTTATTTAATGTAATGAAATAGACAAACTTAGATACTTTCccgaatatatatatatttttttttgtccggAACATCGGCTGACTTTCGGGAGTTGTGGAGTGCTCACCACACTATCCTCGAATTGAATTATGATTTTTAATCAAATGATTACCACCCATACGGCTACTTCACGATGACGAGTATTTTTATTTGCAACTCGTGTGATTTGTGTCAAGTATCAGCTCTAGTAAATCCATAAATGCGTTTCAATTAGTTGTGACTGCAATAATCGTACGGTAGGAATGGACCCTTGCAGCTCGTATCAATAAGAATCGAGTGGCTGTGAATAGTAGACAAGATCATGTCGAGGCTCAAGTGTGTAATGTGAGCAGCGCaacaaaaacaattaaaaaggCATCAACTAGGGTGGACAGCAAACAGGGAGGCCCTTTTCAAGTGACGGACAGGGACAATACAAACGCGCTATTGCCAAACAGCATCCCATACTTCTTTCACTGATATTAGAGCGAGCCAGATACTGCTGTAATGTTCTTTATTCCAGCTTAAGCTgggttattttttaattggatttttaGTGGAAGAATTTTATTCCCTCTGAAAGTTCAAAacccttaaagtttaaagtcTTGCAATAGCTGCTGAAAAATTACCACCAAATTTCCCTTCTCACGCAACAGGGCAGTTCTGCACCCGTAAAGCTACGATATGGTTTCACAGTCGCGAaatgtgaatgatcgattatcgatatttctccatttgaagccgtaGAAATAATTGATCCCTCAAGGTATTCGTTGCTGACAccttatttatcgatccttttccatcggtttaaataaAAGatacatcgatatatcgcaaagcacgccactccgcTGGTTTCCATGTCCCTAAACTTCGGGCTTTCGAACTGATAAAATTGACTCGGATTTGTGTACGGTTTACGGACAGCAGGTCTACAAGaaaaagggctacaaaaaaaGGGCTACTTTTTTTGGTCTACAGTCAAACTGTCGTCATGAAAATGCCTATTAAAGTAGTGTCTATAGTAAAATATGTCTGCGGTATTAAAATGTCTTCGGTCTGACTGCCtactccaaaaatgtcaaagtatGCATTTATGTCGTCTGATAAGAATCTCATTTGAAAGTTTATCCCCAAAGACAGGACGAGGCTGTGGATGCTGCAGAAGCTGCTGCGTAAAAATTGTGAGTCACATTTCGCGAATAATTTACCCCATAAATATCAACATgtatattttatatatattttatttatttttttattttataaatatattttatatatttttagtggCCAACATACctaaatattttgacattttcgaaGTGGGCAAACAAACCGTAGACATTTGAATAGTGTGGACATATTTGACTGTAGACATAATTTCAGtaggcattttaatgtagacgttttgactgtagactgaaaaaggtagcccttttttctgtagaCGTACTGTCCGCATACCTTGTGTACATCGATGACTTCTGATAAGCTCCATTCGATCAACTTTCGAGTGTGCCTGAGGAGGAGGGCGCCGAGAGGTGGCAAACGGACCGCGGGGAGGTCGGGATGCAGACGGCAGGGATGATTAAAGCGAGAGATTAGCCGGCGAAGGGACAGAAGCCAGCTGTGGCCGGCGTGACGGGACACGGGACGCGCCACGGGTGACAGGGATGGGGCTCGCGGATCACGTGTGCCGCGACCGCGGGCCGCAGTTGCAATACCACCTACCCATACCTGGCCACGGGGGGATTGAGGTTATGTCGGCCGTGAATCGATACGAAGCGTTTGCTTACATAGGAGTGCATTGGCGAAACCTAGTGAAAACCGGATTATTATTAAAAGTTGACCGATTTTCTCGATGTTTTTGGGCAGTAATGATTCTTGAGACGTGAAGTGATAtatttgaattcattttgaagtaataaaacttaattttaggAGATATAGTGTATAATTCACCAGTTTCTTATCTTGTGACTCGTCTGGCTCCCTATGTTAAGGGGAAAATATTTGTCCTTAGTGAATGTGGCGGCATAATTGTAAGTAAGGGTTCTGTTTGACTCGTCTATTAATATTTGGATTAATTAATCGTTCAATTTCTCAATGCAACCAATGAAACTTTAGTCTCATATCTCTGTTTAGTCAGGATGATGGTGTCAATCTGGTATCGCTTACAGTGATTTGTGTTCCCTGAAGGCATGTCTGTAACTACTCTTTCATAAGCAGTCATTTCTCCAAGGAGTGATAGTGGTTGAATATCAAAATCTTAAGAAATTCACGCCTCAGTGTCTGTCTACGAAAATCAGTGTCTGGTTTTAATAGTTTCCCTTTACTTTAATCAAGAGTTCTCTGTCAGTGTCACTCTATGTTCCTGGAAGTACACAAATTTTTGCTTTGAGCGCTGTTTTGAATTCAATGGACTCTTGTCAATACTGAAGATCCACTTGCTCAAAACTGTCTATCAAAGTTATTGTCACCATAGAATCTTATTAAAGCCAGTCTTCAAAGATGAACAAGTAATATGACTGGTAACACTTCAGCTTGAATAATACTTTATCAACCATTGGTTTTCTTCTCAGTGCTTCTGCTGCATGTCTCTCATCCTAGCAAATCATTCTACTGAATGTGGTATTAATAGAATGCCTTTACCTTGTATTTTGGAACATACATCTCATTCGATATTTACGCCTCTAGATAATGATGCAACGCTAACTGATGCTGGTACCAAAATGCTCAGCGCAAGCTATGAATTtataaatgattaaaaaactACTCACATTTAATGAAGGTATTCATGTAGATCAAATCCATGCACCATGCAAACTTCTTCAGTGGTTGATTTTTGAGGATCAGGAGGCAAAAAGGTGGAAGTTAATTGAAGCAAGTTATAGGAGATGAGGATTGGATTGGATTGGTTGTTGATTAAAGTTGATGAAAGTTGATTGAAGCGAATGATAGGAGGTAAGGATTAGATTAGAGTTGTCCTTAATGCAGAACCAAGAGATGAGATGTCAAGGACGCGAGGGAAGCATATCTATTTACAGTTAATCATGATGATAGTTACGTAATTGCAAAACACACTTAAgtaaaagctttaaaaaaagcaaagtcTAATGCATCAAATGTACGTAAAAAAGTTAttgataaaaatagatttaagttTGTAAAAGTTTTATTACACAACACTGGCAAAAAGCTAAATGCTCAGCAACAAAAGTTTATCACGTGTCAAATAATGAAGGCAATTGAAGCTTGCTTGGTTTAAAGTTCAACGTTGCTTGATAAGAAAGCACCAAAAAGGTTCAGCCCAAATTTACTGTATAATATCTTAGCAGAAGCAATTTTAAGCAGGGATCAAAGTATACAATGCGCACTtgaacaaaaattaaagttttgcaAGCAAGGCAGGGTTTAAGTgcaaaaaaatttagggaaatatagggagaaaaatgtatgaaagtTCATTTAAGCACTACCGAAAATGCAGGAAAATGCTTGAAGCAAAATGTTTAAAGAGAGCCTTTGGAACTCAATTTCGCAATTTTCCTTGCGTTCACATCCTTTACCTTGGCTTTTGAGTACTTAATTTTGCTTTCTGTGTCATTCGTCGGTGCATCTGCATCTTCCTCTATTTCATCTGTTAGCTGCTTTGCTTTTTCGGCTTCTTTCTTTGCATCTTCTGCTTTTTTCTTGGCTTCTTGCTTTGCTTCTTGTTTCTGCAACTTTATTGCTATTTGGCGAGTAATGTTTGACTCATTTAGAGTCTTCGTatagttatttaaaaaaatatttgcaagtactcctgtaaatttttttacaactttttgcAAAGATAAATTGCAAGAATCAGACTCACAAGAAAAAAGCATATCATCGAGAGTTTGCTCACACAATTTTACTCCGAGAGTTTTGAAAGCTTTTCGCTGgttgttcaatttcaaaaactgcttttcATACTTCTGAGAAATTAGCGTCTGAAACAATTTGAAGGAATCcatacaaaaatgaaatgaaaaatcagaCGGCCGGTTCAGACCTCCTCTATCCAAGCCGCTCAGATATTCATAGGTCTCTTTCACTCGTTCAATTTCTAAAGGTTTATTTGTAACGAGTGTTTCTCTGCATTCAGCGCAGACTTCCTTCTCTTCACGCCTCAGCTTTTGTAGAGTCTTGGTAGCTGCATAGCTGGCCAGGCAAAGGAGCACTCTTCTATCCGTCAAAGTGACCGTGATTTCACTGATTTCACTGAGAGCACTTTCAAATAATGTTGTATCTTCAGCTTTCTCACTGAGTGCAGTTGCTGTTGCTTTGCATCCTTCCGCAAAGGAAGTAAGTGAAAATTCACCAGAATTGGCCGATTTTAGCTTCAATATGCTGAGCAATTTCAGTTTCCTCTCTGACTCCAGAACTTGCTCGACGGTGACAAAATAGCTACAACCTGAGATTCTGCGGTAACCACCAAATCTTGCCTCCAAATTATCGGTTTGTAGCTTGCCGAGTAAAACAAATCCCCATCCTAGATCTATGAGGACGAATTCGCACAGTTCGAGAGTCGCTTTTATGGTGTGATAAAAGGCTGTATGAGTTTGAACGGTGAAACTTTCAGGGAGTCCGGGGAGCTcccaaatttcaaggaatagcAGGAGgtctctcaaaaatttcagcttcTGATCTTTGGTCCCCATCACCGGCTCACACCACATGTCATTGAGCCTCTTGCCTTTGTCAGGATTTTTGACATTCGAAATTTTCCACCATCTGCCAATAATTTGGAGGAACATGATGGACCCGTCTGATATCTGCACATTATCCTTTTTCAAAGTCTGAAGCGCTACTCTTGTTGAATCTTGAAAGACAGCGTTGACTAATGAAACATTCTGTCTTTCCACAGAGGATGGATACACAGCCTTTCGGGTCAACTTAGGCGCAAGCTTCAAGACTGCATTTGCTTCAGCATGGTAGAGATTTTTAACGTCTTCAAATTTTGCCTCGAGGAATGTCACTTCGTTGGGCACTGGTCGGACAACATTACAGTTTGAACTGTCAAATTCGATAGGATTCGATGTGTGCAAGGGCTTGTCAAAAAGTGGCACTTGCCTGACGTCAGGAATTTTAAGAACCTGGTTTGGGGCATTCAGCCAATTATTTCTAATGTTCTTAAATAAGTGCACTTGGTCAAAGagcagaaaaagaggtttgcTGGGGTCAAACGGGTTTGGTATACGAGTCTTCAAAACACCGCCACACAATAACTCAAACATTTTCCTATTTACTTGATTGTTGTCGGAAATAGCACACAACACAAAGAATCCAACTTCCACCATTAACTTCAAAACAGCTTTAGTTAATTGAAGCAATATTTCTCCGTCTAAATTTCTTACTGGAAAGAGAGCGATAACATCTTTGTTCTTCGATTGTAGAGAAGAAGACATAAATGCCTGGATAGTTCCAGCAGTCAGATCTGAGGAAGTACCAGAACCATGTTCAGCAAtgccgaaaacttttccaccttTATACACAAGTTTAGAGTTAGTGTAAATTTCGTCTAGTTGTAAGTTTACGGTTTTGTCTTCCTCAGccaacaatttaaatttctccaTCAAGAAGGCTTTTTGAGTCGGTCCTATACCACAACCGTCATTTCCTATCTTACAAAGCAGTTTTTGAAGATACCTAGGATGAGGGAGAGTTAGTTGTTCAGTTGCTCTCATAGACTTATAAGCTCCAGGAAAAGCATAAAAGATTGCAGCAGCCCACTTCAGCATTTCTGGAGAGTAGCGGATTGAAGTTGCGACAGCCAACTTCAACTGCTCTATCAGAAAATTAAGTTTGGCTGCTTTCTCAGCTTCGATATCGTCTCCTATCTCGCACCACACTACAGcatcagaaatttttgaagcaaAGTTGGTAACTTTCTCTTTTAAAGCTCTCTCGTCTCTCACGGGTAACATTTGAATGAGCGATTCAAATTTTGACCAGCGGTCGCACTTGAGATCAGGTCCAAGACATGATTTAAATGGCTCATATGAAAGCTcagcaaaattattaaaaactttAATGACAAGATCTTCGGATATTTTTATGAAGATGATGAATGGAAGAGATTCTAAATTATCATCCTCAACCTTTGAGAGTAACATGTACCCATTGTATGATTCAGATTTCAGAGTTCCAATGCTTCGCTTCAAGAAACCTTCCTTGAAATGTTTCAAGTCCCGGATAGTGTCTCTCTCCTCCTGCAGCTGAAAGCTCCTCTTGAGCTGAGCCCGGGCCATTTCTTGGTCTCGCTCTGACGGGTCTTTCCTTCTTTTGGCAGGAACTGTTGATCGGTAAGCCGGTTGATTTGGGAAGATGGTGGGGTATGCATCCTTCGTTAACTTTGGTACCTCCCTTGGCACCTGAATAACTGGACCCTCCTTAGTCTTAAATTCTTCGTGTGTCACAACGAATTGAGGGTGAAAGTGCTTAATGCACACGACAGAGCTTTTTGTGACGGTGAAATTATCCCTGCTTAGTGCATTAATCCATTTAGCATGGCGCTCTGGATCCTTCACagaatcagggaatttgaacgTTGAAACATTCGGACCAGGCGAGCTCGCATAGTTAGATTTACAGCCAGGTACGCAACAACATCTACCCATTGTTCTCAAATTTAACTAATTCTAAATAGTCAGAGTTCTCTATTCTAATTATTGACTAGCAAGAGTTCCGCTTAAAGCCACCATTaccgaaaaatattcaaaaagtgCAGAGAACCAATGCTCATAGCGTGGCAAAGGAAAATTCAGagtaaaacagtaaaaaacccAAATGCTTATAGCATgccaaaaaataattcaaagcaCCATTAATGTGAAAATCCATGCTTTTAACAAAACGAATGCAAAATATCCACACACATATTTAGATTTAGAAATTCTTACGTCGTCAGGGATCCTGTTCGACCGCAAGAAGTTGCACTGCagataaaatgaagtaaaatgaaGCTGTTTCACTACACTGAGAGTGCAATGAAACAAACTGGACCAAAGGTCTCAATCttaattttacttcatttataATTGAGAGgtcatcaaaattaattggTGATGATAATCCCTCTTCTATGACAAAGTAAGCCATCGTACTGCAGCTACAACTTGTTACGATGATGGTAAAACAAACAGGGTGTGCCTTCACTTTAACACTAAATTGATTTGCAAACTTCCAGGAGAGCTGGATGGTGATaatccatacaaaaaataaactttttagtGGAAGGAATTGAGataaatttgcacaaaaagcTTTCTCCTCCCGACACATGGAGAGGAGCCGACCGGACAAACATGAAATACGAACGAAAATGCattgaaataaattcattttgcTGTTTTTCATCTCCTCGGCGGAAAGAACGACGGCACGGAATGAATAATTACCGAAATTGAGAGACTTTTAACGAAAAAACCCGGAAAAACACTTGATTTCGCACCACGATTCCATAAAAACACACGGAAGCACGTTCACCAAGCCGATTCACGGCCGACATAACCTCAATCCCCCTGTGGCCAGGTATGGGTAGGTGGTATTGGCAGTTGCCCATAAGggtcgccgccgcgccgcgtcgaaAGTATACGGGCCATTATTCAACCAGCCGCGCGGAGTCAGGTGCGGAACCCCTACTCCAACCCTTCCAACTTATCCACCGGTGGCTAAAAAACACGCCTTAATTGAAACCGTACTCACCCAACTGCAATCCAGTAACAGTCTTGATGATTCCCGGTCGGGTCAATGCCTCTATCAGGAGAGACATGCTTGAGGAGAGGGTGGTGATAAGAGGTTGTCGTCACTTTCCggctgaagtatcacaagcgccatgcgacgtctcaaaatttctgtcaccgtttttttttttttttttttgacagagaaattgtttgttggatctgtttgaaaattttaacgaatcttatcggcagcacgaagaaaattcagtgaaattttccaactgcttcgtcgaacaatttctctgtaaaaaaataaaatagcggcggaaactttgaaacgtcgcatggtgcttgtgatgctttggccgTAAGGTGACGATGTTCCAGGCAGTTAGTTAAATCAGACATTTTATCTAATGCTAAGGCGActagtcaaattttgatagttcacggaatgttttaaatttattgcGAAGaactcacgagttttcaatacatcgggaaaaataactcatcaaatctacgaactctccttgttccttgCTTTTCAACCTCTTAAATGCTTTACATGTATTTAtatgctaaaattttaaaaaaattgtattttataaTGGTATGCTgtaaattttttgataaaacgtTCAGGAGCTGAAAATCATATCAAGTACTACTGCATAGCGCAAATTTTTACAGATAATTCTTTCCTACAGGAGCAATGCACAGCTTTgtctgaaattagaaaaataatcgaaatttcaATATGATTGAAAATACGTGACTAGGTTATCCCGCCAACAAGTAGAATCTCCATGAGCCCGGGCGGATTAACACTTGAGCGTGATGTTGAGTTCTCCTTCAAACCAGCGAGTATGCAATCCGGGCTACcgggaagtcgaaatagttgtatggCGCCATACGCATAGTCACGTTGCGCACCTTCAAACCAGCGAGTATGCAATCCGGGCTACtgggaagtcgaaatagttgtatggCGCCTTACGCATAGTCACGTTGCGCACCTTCAAACCAGCGAGTATGCAATCCGGGCTACtgggaagtcgaaatagttgaaTGGCGCCTTACGCATAGTCACGTTGCGCACCTTCAAACCAGCGAGTATGCAATCCGGGCTACtgggaagtcgaaatagttgtatggCGCCTTACGCATGGTCACGTTGCGCACCTTCAAACCAGCGAGTATGCAATCCGGGCTGCTGGGAAGtgggaagtcgaaatagttgaaTGGCGCCGTACGCATAGTCACGTTGCGCACCTTCAAACCAGCGAGTATGC
This window of the Bemisia tabaci chromosome 3, PGI_BMITA_v3 genome carries:
- the LOC109042346 gene encoding uncharacterized protein, with amino-acid sequence MGRCCCVPGCKSNYASSPGPNVSTFKFPDSVKDPERHAKWINALSRDNFTVTKSSVVCIKHFHPQFVVTHEEFKTKEGPVIQVPREVPKLTKDAYPTIFPNQPAYRSTVPAKRRKDPSERDQEMARAQLKRSFQLQEERDTIRDLKHFKEGFLKRSIGTLKSESYNGYMLLSKVEDDNLESLPFIIFIKISEDLVIKVFNNFAELSYEPFKSCLGPDLKCDRWSKFESLIQMLPVRDERALKEKVTNFASKISDAVVWCEIGDDIEAEKAAKLNFLIEQLKLAVATSIRYSPEMLKWAAAIFYAFPGAYKSMRATEQLTLPHPRYLQKLLCKIGNDGCGIGPTQKAFLMEKFKLLAEEDKTVNLQLDEIYTNSKLVYKGGKVFGIAEHGSGTSSDLTAGTIQAFMSSSLQSKNKDVIALFPVRNLDGEILLQLTKAVLKLMVEVGFFVLCAISDNNQVNRKMFELLCGGVLKTRIPNPFDPSKPLFLLFDQVHLFKNIRNNWLNAPNQVLKIPDVRQVPLFDKPLHTSNPIEFDSSNCNVVRPVPNEVTFLEAKFEDVKNLYHAEANAVLKLAPKLTRKAVYPSSVERQNVSLVNAVFQDSTRVALQTLKKDNVQISDGSIMFLQIIGRWWKISNVKNPDKGKRLNDMWCEPVMGTKDQKLKFLRDLLLFLEIWELPGLPESFTVQTHTAFYHTIKATLELCEFVLIDLGWGFVLLGKLQTDNLEARFGGYRRISGCSYFVTVEQVLESERKLKLLSILKLKSANSGEFSLTSFAEGCKATATALSEKAEDTTLFESALSEISEITVTLTDRRVLLCLASYAATKTLQKLRREEKEVCAECRETLVTNKPLEIERVKETYEYLSGLDRGGLNRPSDFSFHFCMDSFKLFQTLISQKYEKQFLKLNNQRKAFKTLGVKLCEQTLDDMLFSCESDSCNLSLQKVVKKFTGVLANIFLNNYTKTLNESNITRQIAIKLQKQEAKQEAKKKAEDAKKEAEKAKQLTDEIEEDADAPTNDTESKIKYSKAKVKDVNARKIAKLSSKGSL